The following are from one region of the Synechococcus sp. CBW1108 genome:
- a CDS encoding Coq4 family protein: MRSSIRRQLLHLATDLSALAANPDDLGHGFDLLTRSYATPVAEAARAALRRNPAIAPLIRERYWGRWPSQTELLGLPAESLGHAYASWFAGAGSQPLPDPVLQAGSDGDDTWLHQRVRRTHDLWHVVCGCPPTAAGEAAMSAVNVMQLRWPGSAMLLGADLLHRCLEGPAAGEVNVGQAAAYGLELGRVCAPLLAQRWEEGWDRPLADWRKQLGITELVKLSPFRGEMSRA; encoded by the coding sequence ATGCGATCCTCCATACGCCGCCAGCTGCTGCACCTCGCCACCGATCTCTCGGCCCTGGCGGCGAACCCCGACGACCTGGGCCATGGCTTCGATCTGCTCACCCGCAGCTATGCCACGCCGGTGGCGGAGGCCGCCCGCGCCGCCCTGCGCCGCAACCCGGCGATCGCACCGCTGATCCGCGAGCGCTACTGGGGGCGCTGGCCCAGCCAGACGGAGCTGCTGGGGCTGCCTGCGGAGAGCCTCGGCCATGCCTACGCCAGCTGGTTCGCCGGTGCCGGCAGCCAGCCGCTGCCCGATCCGGTGCTGCAGGCCGGCAGCGATGGCGACGACACCTGGCTGCACCAACGGGTGCGCCGCACCCACGACCTCTGGCATGTGGTGTGCGGCTGCCCGCCCACGGCGGCCGGGGAAGCGGCGATGAGCGCCGTCAACGTGATGCAGCTGCGCTGGCCCGGTAGCGCCATGCTGCTGGGGGCCGATCTGCTGCACCGTTGCCTGGAAGGTCCGGCCGCCGGTGAGGTGAACGTGGGGCAGGCGGCGGCCTACGGCCTGGAGCTGGGCCGCGTCTGCGCACCGCTGCTGGCCCAGCGCTGGGAGGAGGGCTGGGATCGGCCTCTGGCCGACTGGCGGAAACAGCTGGGCATCACGGAGCTGGTGAAACTTTCCCCGTTCAGGGGGGAGATGTCTCGGGCTTGA